One genomic window of Polyangium aurulentum includes the following:
- a CDS encoding AraC family transcriptional regulator: protein MSDVAELAALIKRFAVEDGVHATAIERLSLIRISQPNAPLHVLHEPALCIIAQGGKRVMLAEEVYHYDASRYLVASVDLPITGQVVEASPEVPYLCFRLDLDPGEIAALILEAGPPVPPPQRATRGLFLSEATSSMLDAAARLVRLLDAPEDIPALAPLATREIAYRLLRSDEGWRLRQIATPDTQAQRIARAINWLKVHFAEPLRIEDLAREVHMSPSSLHHHFRAVTAMSPLQYQKRLRLQEARRLMLGDGMDASSASYRVGYESPSQFSREYSRMFGEPPARDLRRLRDGKRAMTAP, encoded by the coding sequence ATGTCGGACGTGGCGGAGCTGGCGGCCCTGATCAAGCGGTTCGCGGTGGAGGACGGCGTCCACGCGACGGCCATCGAGCGGCTGTCGCTCATCCGCATCTCGCAGCCCAACGCGCCCCTCCACGTCCTCCACGAGCCCGCGCTGTGCATCATCGCGCAAGGCGGCAAGCGGGTGATGCTGGCCGAGGAGGTCTACCACTACGACGCCTCGCGCTACCTCGTCGCCTCCGTCGACCTGCCCATCACCGGCCAGGTCGTCGAGGCGAGCCCGGAGGTGCCCTATCTGTGCTTCCGCCTCGACCTCGACCCCGGCGAGATCGCCGCCCTGATCCTCGAGGCAGGCCCGCCCGTGCCCCCCCCGCAGCGCGCGACGCGCGGCCTGTTCCTGAGCGAGGCGACCTCGTCCATGCTGGACGCGGCGGCGAGGCTCGTGCGCCTGCTCGACGCGCCCGAGGACATCCCCGCGCTCGCGCCGCTGGCCACGCGCGAGATCGCCTACCGGCTGCTCCGGAGCGACGAGGGCTGGCGCCTGCGCCAGATCGCCACGCCCGACACCCAGGCCCAGCGCATTGCCCGCGCCATCAACTGGCTCAAGGTCCACTTCGCCGAGCCGCTGCGCATCGAGGACCTCGCCCGCGAGGTGCACATGAGCCCGTCGTCCTTGCACCACCATTTCAGGGCCGTCACGGCCATGAGCCCGCTGCAATACCAGAAGCGATTGCGGCTTCAGGAGGCCCGCCGCCTCATGCTGGGCGACGGGATGGACGCGTCCTCGGCGAGCTACCGCGTGGGCTACGAGAGCCCGTCGCAGTTCAGCCGCGAATACAGCCGCATGTTCGGCGAGCCGCCGGCCCGGGACCTGCGGCGGCTGCGGGACGGCAAGAGGGCGATGACCGCGCCCTGA